In Gopherus evgoodei ecotype Sinaloan lineage chromosome 7, rGopEvg1_v1.p, whole genome shotgun sequence, the sequence TTAGCTTCACCAGTAATTTCTAGTTCCCCACCCCTGACTCCatgcatgctgggaaatggtGTCAAAGGCTCTGGTAGCTGCTTTAGTTGTAGTCCTTTTTGTAATGTCCCCTAGAggagaggttctcaaactgagggacGGGTCTCCCTGGAATATAtttgggggggctgggtgagAAGCTTTTGGAAAAAGAAAACTTACTGCGCACATTTTATCCACAGCAATGTGTAACTAGCAAAGCTGTTTCCTCCAGACATATCAGGTCCACAGATGGCGCTGTGCATTTGACTCTAGATGGCGCTGTGCATTTTGACGGATTTCTGCTAAGCTTGTATAGCATTATACAAAGTCGTTGCCACCTGTACATTAATTGGTTTGCTGTCATTTAATTTAAACATCAACCATTACAGTTTGACTCAACATTACTGGTTTTAATATTCAGTGATGgttgcatgttgatttttttaaaatcaatatatgtACTTGTGTGATGGGAAGGAGGAtgtaaactactacagacacaaacTAGGGGGTGCAATCAAATTAAAGACCCATTGTCCTAAAGGCTCAGTTTGGTGCTCCAGCAGCGGGCAAACTCCAAGTGGTGGTTACAATATCATCTCACATTCCTCAGTAGCTATCTCTCTAAGACCAAGGCGCTATGGACTAACACAGTTGTCTGTTAGCCATTCATAGCCCTGTAAAGCGAGCTGCAGTGCTTGCATTCTTCCCCAGGGTGAGCAGGCATTCACAGTAAACAGTGCTATTTTAATGCAGAAGTCAGCGATGATCTCAGTGAAACCTTCATCATCTTTCAACAGATGGGCTGCTAGAAGTAAAGCAACTCTTCAAAACCTCAATATTACTCACATCCTTAATGCAGCAGATGGGCCGTACAGTATCAATACAGGAGCCAGATATTACAAAGATCTGCAAGTAGCGTACCATGGAGTAGAAGCATTCGATGACCCTTCCTTTGATTTAAGTATCTTTTTCTATGATGCCGCTAATTTCATACACAAAGCCTTACAAACACCAGGAGGTAAGGAAGGTGTTTGATATTATGGAGAACATGtgcgtaagtgctttgctgaatgggacCTATAGCTCTAATTCAGACTATTTCAGTCAATTAAGCCTGAGAGGCAACATGAACTAGTGTACTGTGCCAAGGATGGAGGGCCTgatcaatgcccactgaagtcacggGGATTCTTTCCAATCACTATCAGCATCATGGTCTAGTTGCTAGGAATTTTTTTAGGTCTAGTTGTTCCCTCTGATCCTGACTGGCTGTGTGGTCCTTGGCAACTAGTCAATGAGGATCTTATCCTAGGATGTACCAATCACCCTCCACTTCCTCCTCAGAGCCTCACAGGTCTGGGCCATCAACCACTTTGCATCTCAGATTCTCCACAAGTAAAATGGGGAGAACAGTCATTTACCTCCTTGCAAAGTTGCTGCGAGGGTTCGTGTTCATCCAGTACTTTGGAAAGGTAATGTGCTCTCTAAGTGCTAAGTATAATTAGAAAAAAGAAACCACCTGGTGTAGTAACAAAGGGAGAAATAGAGGTTTGCGCCTGATGCTTGGAAATAACATTTCATAATCCCAATAATGACTAAGGTGTTAACATTTTATGTTCTGTGGGGTACAATATTTTTCATCTTTCCCCCATTTCAAGAGAGGAAGAGTTAAAGAATTTTTGTTTGCAGCAACTGTTGGGGGCACACATGAGCCGGGGGTCTGATCTTTAATGGCTTGGCTAAGGCTCCAAATCACCAGGGGAAAAGACAGTCCTCCTCTGTATAGTTCTAGTGAGGGCATACCTAGattactgtgttcagttctgaggTACCTCAATACCAGAAAGATTATCAGAGGAGTTTCAGAGCAGAGCAACATAATACATAAAGTGACAAGAGGGTTTGACTTGcgaggaaagattaataaataGTTTGGCTGAACAATAGCTAAGAGAGGCGACATGATAGGATCCTACAAGTTCATGAAGCTTGCAAACCCTAAGAGGAGTGGAATTGCCTTAGAGTACAACCTTGGAGTAATGAGGTGACAGTAAGAGAGAAAAAGGTTAAGCAGTAGTAGGAAAAATTTCTTGTTCTGAGAGCTATTAgtctgtggaatagtctcccgtGGAAATTGACGGACTCTCCCCTGATTTGAGATCATTAAAGCTATCCTGGAGAAAGCTGTAGACTAAACCTTCTAGATTATAAGTCTTTTATCTATGTTTAACTGCCTTGGTTTGAGGAACATCTGAACCACTTGGCCCATAAATGAAGTCAGAGACTTTTATTGTGAGATTTGAGATACTTCCAAGTTTAAAAGTTTCATATCCCATTACCAACCTCTTGATAGTTTTGCCTAACAAGATGCCAGGCAAGGATAACAGAGGTCAAAATCACCTATCAGGAGGATACTTCCTTTAAGATCAGTGTGGAAACCACAGATGTGGGAAGAGTTCAGCACTTGggtcacagaaaaaaaatggtaACCCTGCACTTCTCACTGGAAcgcttttaaaatattcagtagtTAAGCCTCACATCACAATTGTTGATGTACAGTAGGTAACATACATATTTTACAGCCAGATGATACATTAACATACAGAACAATTATATAACTTGCTGAAGGTCACCATTAGGGCcggttgaaaattttctgataACATTGTTTTAAcggaaaacaacatttttcacaaaaagcaTCTGCCTTCTGCAGAAAGTttcaattttttgtcaaaaaaacaaaatattttgatttggaaatgggAGCTGTAATGTGGTTTCTTCATGTCCCCATTGTCCTCTGTAGGTCATGCTTCCCTGCTGGACTATATGTCCCATGATGCAACATGGCCAGGGACTCTCATGATGCACCACCTCTCTTCTCCGAGACGGGTGACCAtggtgggagatgtagtccaaccagggGGAAATGGGAGTACAAGGCAGTTAAACTACAGCCCCCATGAGATGCTTTGGTAGcctttccaaattgaaatattttattttgggggcaaaatatttctatttctgGCTGAAACATTTCAGCATTCAAATTTTAtccaaaattttccacagaagaaAAACACCATTTTTCAACTTCCTCCAGCCACAGTGAGTCCGTAGCAGAACCAAGATTATTATCAAGGAGTCCTGATGGCCAAGCCCTTGCTGTAAGATCTAGATCCCACTCCCTTCCGGTATATGTTTAGTAGTATAGCTATTGCTGTTACTCATATATGGATGACCAGAGAGCTTCGTGTCCCAAGCCAACAGCACCTCAGGATGTGCTAACAATCAGTGAAAATCTGgctatttattgtatttattgaTTCTGGCTGTTTTGACCCCTCTGGGTCTATCTTACCTTGCAAGTTCTAAAGCCCACTAGGCATGTATTGTCTCATTTATTTTCAGGTAAAGTGTTCATTCACTGTGCCATGGGGATAAGCCGCTCCGCATCTTTAGTGCTTGCTTTTTTAATGATCCATGAAAACATGACGCTTGTGGAGGCTTTAAAAATGGTGAATTCTCACAGAGAGATCTGCCCAAATACAGGATTCCTGAGCCAGCTCCGAGACCTGGACATCAAATTAAATGAAGAGAGGAAAGAAGTTAGAGAATCTGCCAGCTAAGAACCATAACACAGAAATGCACAGAGAGTGGATGCAACACATTCAGTATTTCCTGAAtctcttttaaaatgaattatgtTTTCTAAGCCAATGGCATAAACTGAAAATGCAGTGTAACATATATTCTATATGTAAATGCTTATTTGACTTTATTATCTTTACTTTGTATAAAGCCTATCTAAATTCTACCTTCAGCTCAATTGGCTATAGTATTCTTCACTCCCTGTCCTCAGCTGTTGTGAGAAATAGCTGTGAAGTGTTAAGCAGCTGCCAAGCTCcaccacagaggtggctgcatttcagggatgCATGACTTTTATATTAGTCTGCGAAGTGTTAGGATTCTTTGGGGGTAAAAAGTGCATTCTTATTATATTATTTGTACTTCAGTAGTGCCTACAGGCCCCAATCAGGGCTCCCATGGTGCTATACATGTTTAAGATTGTTGGTGTTTTGAGGTTTTAATGTTGGCATCTGTTTGTTATAGGTTATAACAATTTGTGCAGCAGTCTGAGCCCCTTGGCTGGGCCATGGAGGCTCTTTAAATATAGAACAGCTGGGAAATGTTGAAGCCACTCTCTTTAGAAACAATTCCAGTCTGTTTTCCATATTCCTCCCCCTGGGTCTTCATCAGTAGGGGATTTTCATGAAAGGATCTTAACTTGAATGGATTTTCATCTGCTCTGGCTGCTCCCCATCAAAAGTCAAGCAGTTGCTGTAGAAAATGATTATGCTGTCATAAAGGAGGCAGCTTGGAAATGGTCTCACAGCAGAGGGCCAGAAACTATTGCATTGGCAGCAGAGGGTGTGTGGGGTGTCTGTGTAAAAACTCAAAGCCATCAAGAATCAAGGGTCTTTCATTAGACTTGAAAAGATGATccaactttgcaactttaatttttatttatttacagttttcCCTCTCAAAATCAAGACTACTTTCACAGAAAGTTCATGTTTTGTAGTATTTGCCCATCTATAATGAGAAAACACAAAGAGAAGCCACTGGGGCACTGGATTGTTAAGGAGAGTGCTAATAGATACAGCACCTTTTATCTCTAGGTCACTGGagcatagggtgactagatagcaaatatgaaaaatcaggacagcaggtggggggtaataggcaccttaTAAGATgaagtcccaaatatcaggactgtccctataaaattgggacatctttcACCCTACTGGAGCAAGTCTGGGCCAGTGTAGCAGTGACCCACAGTCACTGTCATCTGATGGCTCTATGTTGGCTTGTAATTATGTGAAATGAATCACAAAGCCAGCTCCTGAACTGCCACTGATGTGCCCATCCTTGCTGCCAGTTTCAGGAATGAATAGGCCTGGATACCAGACTACCCTGAGCTGGTTGCTCAGGAACAGGGCTGAGGCAGATGAGTATGGCAGCATAGAAAAGCATGCACTGCCCCTCCCTGTGCTGTCCATAAGACAGATTTCATAAGACTCCCTCCCGGGCAGTCAAGTGCAGAACTATGCACAATTACAGGATTTTCTCTGGTTACCAGCAGTTCCCAATGAATATGGAACTTTGAAGTGGACCAGACATCTTTGAGTACTCAAGCATGATCCTGTTACCATTAAAGTCTACAGCAAagtgctcattgacttcagtggagggagGACTGAGCCCTTCAATGTTTTCCTCCCGGGGAACGCTGCCATTGAACCCTGAAGGAATTTGCTGAATAGCAATATTTGCCATTTGCCCAGAAGAAGGTGTAGTAAGATCTTTCCCACAGGACATCCCCAAGGATCAAAACCTAAGGAGATTAATTTGTGTACAACATTTAATATCTTTATTGTTGCATGTTTACACAACAGGACAACAGATGCATTGTAAAAAGGAGAGAACCAATATTTTAATACTATTGAagttaacccacaattccaaagGAGCTGGTTGGCGTGACAGACATATGGGTGTGTCAGAGCTGCTGTGGTTATTCATTGTTATGATGGAAAAATTCTATATGGACTATAAAGTGTCATTGATACTATAGCTGTGACGGTTTACTATAGTGCTGTTCAGTCGTTTCCATGGAAGAAACTCTAGTGCATTTTCCCAGCATTTCTgatttgttggggggggggaatcactaGAATGGTGTTTGAACTGTCTCTCTAATAGCAAATTCCAACCCAAGGATTTGCAGACTGTTTCTGCAGTAAGTCTACTCTGTGGGAGCAGTATGAGAAAACATGCCAGCCAGGCGCTATGATCCTCTCTCACCAGTAGATGGCAGTATAAACCCGAGGCTGAGCTGAGGAACCCAGCCAACTAAACTCTGAGTAATATGTACACAGCACATTTAAAATCCTACATACAATCCACAAGTTTTCTCATCATTCTTTCAAGAAAGCAAATCACCACACCATGCTGCATGTGTTCCATTAGAGCCAGAATTACTACATCTCAGATCATTAGGAAAGCTCTCTGTCTCCACCCTGAAATTCTTAACATAAACTCCTCCTTTGTACAGTAATAAGCTGTAAAcacttttattctctctctctatttttatatATAGCAAGCAATGATAGCAAGCAATGATACAACCAGATTGGGACAAATTTGTTGCACatcaaacagagaaaaataataaattaataacttGTATTCCCTATGCGAGATGTGTTTTACTCCATGTTGAGGTAGAGGTCCTATCCCAGGATTAATGAGGAGCTAGGAGGAACAGACTGGCCCAGTCTGCACCTCTGGCTATTAATTCCAGCTGGTCATTAATCCTCAGGAAATTCCCTGCCTTGAACTCtatattgctatttttatttaGGATTCTTTGAAAAAATCCTAAGTGGATGGGATATTTTATGGTGCTTTCAATTGATAGGTTTACTCAACAGCACAAGGAGCTCAGATTCTTAGGttatgtaaatcaatgtagctccactgacattagcagagctacaccaatttgcaccagctgagaatctgatccCATTTAGATCTCAGTTTCTGTCTGTTGTTGTCTCAGCTGCCCTTTACTGCATGCTTTAGGTTTATAATTAACT encodes:
- the LOC115654916 gene encoding dual specificity protein phosphatase 13-like; the protein is MLHTKSYSSETSSQAPYETPSLSDLQKLFWFRGGSDNHLDQVWPNLFLGDAWAARSKATLQNLNITHILNAADGPYSINTGARYYKDLQVAYHGVEAFDDPSFDLSIFFYDAANFIHKALQTPGGKVFIHCAMGISRSASLVLAFLMIHENMTLVEALKMVNSHREICPNTGFLSQLRDLDIKLNEERKEVRESAS